The following are encoded together in the Streptomyces flavofungini genome:
- a CDS encoding DUF58 domain-containing protein, with amino-acid sequence MPLTGRTALLAALGSLPVGLVEPSWTGILAVNGPLALACACDFALAAPVRRLVLARSGDSSVRLGEPADVQLTVTNPTNRRLRAEVRDAWPPSSWQPGTEVTASRNPLDVPPGERRRITTRLRPTRRGDHHADRVTIRSRGPLGLFSRQGSHRVPWTLRVLPPFASRKHLPSKLARLRELDGRTSVLIRGQGTEFDSLREYVPGDDTRSIDWRATARQSSVAVRTWRPERDRHILLVLDTGRTSAGRVGDAPRLDASMDAALLLAALASRAGDRVDLLAYDRRVRALVQGKAAGDVLPSLVSALATLEPELVETDARGLTATALRTAPRSSLIVLLTNLEAAPIEEGLLPVLSRLTQRHTVLVASVADPHITHMAKARGTTEAVYAAAAGAQAQAERQRTAEQLIRHGVTVVDATPDNLAPALADAYLSLKAAGRL; translated from the coding sequence CCTGGCGGCGCTGGGCTCCCTCCCCGTAGGCCTCGTGGAGCCCAGCTGGACCGGCATCCTCGCGGTCAACGGCCCCCTGGCCCTGGCCTGCGCCTGCGATTTCGCCCTGGCCGCTCCCGTACGCCGTCTCGTCCTGGCCCGCTCCGGCGACTCTTCCGTACGCCTCGGCGAGCCCGCCGACGTCCAACTGACCGTCACCAACCCCACGAACCGCCGTCTGCGCGCCGAGGTCCGCGATGCCTGGCCACCCAGCAGCTGGCAGCCGGGCACCGAGGTCACCGCGTCCAGGAACCCCCTGGACGTCCCGCCCGGCGAACGCCGCCGCATCACGACCCGGCTGCGCCCGACCCGCCGCGGCGACCACCACGCCGACCGCGTCACGATCCGTTCGAGGGGCCCGCTGGGCTTGTTCTCCCGCCAGGGCAGCCATCGCGTGCCGTGGACGCTCCGTGTCCTGCCGCCGTTCGCCAGCCGCAAGCACCTGCCGTCCAAATTGGCCCGGCTGCGCGAACTCGACGGCCGCACCAGTGTGCTGATCCGCGGTCAGGGCACGGAGTTCGACAGCCTCCGCGAATACGTCCCCGGCGACGACACCCGCTCCATCGACTGGCGCGCCACGGCACGGCAGTCCTCGGTGGCCGTCCGCACCTGGCGGCCCGAGCGGGACCGCCACATCCTGCTGGTCCTCGACACCGGCCGCACCTCCGCGGGCCGCGTCGGCGACGCCCCGCGTCTCGACGCGTCGATGGACGCCGCTCTCCTCCTGGCCGCCCTGGCCTCCCGCGCGGGCGACCGCGTGGATCTCCTCGCCTACGACCGCCGGGTACGCGCCCTGGTCCAGGGCAAGGCCGCGGGCGATGTCCTGCCGTCCCTGGTCAGCGCCCTGGCCACTCTCGAACCCGAACTCGTGGAGACGGACGCCCGCGGCCTCACCGCCACAGCGCTGCGCACCGCCCCTCGAAGCTCTTTGATCGTTCTTCTCACGAATCTCGAAGCGGCCCCCATCGAGGAGGGCCTGTTGCCGGTACTCTCCCGACTCACGCAGCGCCACACGGTGCTGGTCGCCTCGGTCGCCGACCCGCACATCACCCACATGGCGAAGGCCCGGGGCACGACGGAAGCGGTGTACGCCGCCGCGGCCGGCGCGCAGGCCCAGGCGGAACGCCAACGCACCGCGGAACAACTCATCCGCCATGGCGTCACGGTCGTGGACGCGACTCCTGACAATTTGGCCCCTGCTCTGGCCGACGCCTACTTGTCCCTGAAGGCAGCGGGCCGCCTGTAG